In Lujinxingia sediminis, a single genomic region encodes these proteins:
- a CDS encoding M48 family metallopeptidase, producing MMDFFEQQDSARRNTTYLIVLFAMAVVALTTVMYLPVYLVDYHITGGRFETEMVMVDGRYLALEVLDYFQWRLVGFSFLVTALVVGLGSYYKISQLGEGGSSVALELGGVEVDARSEDPLRRRLYNVVEEMSLASGVAVPLVYVLPDEVGINAFAAGYTINDAAVAVTQGALEALTRDELQAVIAHEFSHILNGDMRLNIRLIGVVHGILLISMAGRGMLEMIWRGGSRRGGKGGGGAIVFIGGVGLLLAVGGWLGVMFGRMIKSAVSRQREYLADAAAVQFTRNPAGLAGALKKIAAHQAGSGLFSPHAEEVSHMCFGRVSSRFTMTMTGWFESHPPLEERIRRWDPGYHPSQLDAIRSQLERGQARAGLAMASASATGATVGAEVGGAMMMAAARPGEPALRSGVGPGAQSHGSSGGNDWSGQSRELSYAVGAEEIVAMIGNPSPERLVYCSSLLGELPRPIMEARSDVMGATALVFALLMDEREEGRRPQIELLHAETSPAILRKVRRLWEHVSALDAEFRLPLVDLLFPTLRRMTPEQYLSFRELVGGLIYADEHVTLFEFVVQKVLMHRLEVALGNPGRRTTQFVAMRAMLPELQVLLSALAIMGHDHMSEARGAFDAGRSALPPAFAGELVFQEGAVNLQQVGAVLDRFSQASLQIKRHVINAAAFCVLGDGRVRLEEVEMLRAVCDVLDLPLPPLVPQATRRV from the coding sequence ATGATGGACTTCTTTGAGCAGCAGGATTCGGCCAGGCGCAACACGACGTATTTGATCGTGCTCTTTGCGATGGCCGTCGTCGCGTTGACCACGGTGATGTATTTGCCGGTCTATCTTGTTGACTATCACATCACGGGGGGACGCTTTGAGACCGAGATGGTGATGGTCGACGGGCGCTACCTTGCCCTTGAGGTGCTGGACTATTTTCAGTGGCGGCTGGTGGGGTTTTCGTTTCTGGTGACGGCGTTGGTGGTGGGGCTGGGGAGCTACTATAAGATCTCGCAGCTTGGGGAGGGGGGGAGCAGCGTGGCGCTGGAGTTGGGCGGGGTGGAGGTGGATGCACGCAGTGAGGATCCGCTGCGTCGCAGGCTCTACAATGTGGTGGAGGAGATGTCGCTGGCCTCGGGGGTGGCGGTTCCGCTGGTGTATGTGCTTCCCGATGAGGTGGGGATCAACGCGTTTGCAGCGGGCTATACGATCAATGATGCGGCAGTGGCGGTGACCCAGGGAGCGCTGGAGGCTCTGACGCGCGATGAGCTGCAGGCGGTGATTGCGCATGAATTTTCGCACATCCTCAACGGGGATATGCGGCTGAACATCCGACTTATCGGAGTGGTGCACGGGATCTTGCTAATCTCGATGGCGGGTCGGGGAATGCTGGAGATGATCTGGCGAGGGGGAAGTCGGCGGGGTGGCAAGGGTGGGGGAGGAGCGATTGTTTTTATCGGGGGTGTGGGCCTTTTGCTGGCGGTGGGGGGCTGGCTGGGGGTGATGTTCGGGCGCATGATCAAGAGTGCGGTGTCACGCCAGCGGGAGTATCTGGCCGATGCGGCGGCGGTGCAGTTTACGCGCAATCCGGCGGGGCTTGCCGGGGCGTTGAAGAAGATTGCAGCGCACCAGGCGGGCTCAGGGCTCTTCTCTCCGCACGCCGAAGAGGTCAGTCATATGTGTTTCGGGCGGGTGAGCAGCCGCTTTACGATGACGATGACCGGGTGGTTTGAGTCACACCCGCCCCTGGAAGAGCGGATTCGGCGGTGGGACCCGGGCTATCACCCCTCGCAGCTTGACGCGATTCGGTCGCAGCTGGAGCGAGGCCAGGCCCGGGCGGGCCTGGCGATGGCCAGTGCCTCGGCCACGGGGGCTACGGTGGGGGCGGAGGTGGGCGGAGCGATGATGATGGCGGCAGCAAGGCCCGGAGAGCCTGCTTTGAGGTCGGGAGTCGGGCCGGGGGCGCAGTCGCATGGTTCGAGCGGAGGAAATGATTGGAGCGGGCAGTCTCGGGAGCTGAGTTATGCGGTGGGCGCCGAGGAGATCGTCGCTATGATCGGAAACCCGAGCCCGGAGCGGCTGGTGTACTGCTCGTCGCTTCTGGGGGAGTTGCCGCGTCCGATCATGGAGGCGCGCAGCGATGTGATGGGAGCGACGGCGCTGGTATTCGCGTTGTTGATGGACGAGCGCGAAGAGGGGCGTCGCCCTCAGATCGAGCTCCTTCACGCGGAGACCTCACCGGCGATCCTTCGGAAGGTGCGCAGGCTCTGGGAGCATGTTTCGGCGTTGGATGCGGAGTTTCGGTTGCCGCTGGTGGACCTGCTCTTTCCAACCTTGAGGCGGATGACACCGGAGCAGTACCTGAGCTTTCGGGAGCTGGTTGGCGGGCTGATCTATGCGGATGAGCATGTGACCCTGTTTGAGTTTGTGGTGCAGAAGGTGTTGATGCATCGCCTGGAGGTGGCGCTGGGGAATCCGGGGCGCCGAACCACACAGTTTGTGGCGATGCGGGCGATGTTGCCGGAGCTTCAGGTGTTGTTGAGCGCGTTGGCGATCATGGGACATGATCACATGAGTGAGGCACGGGGGGCGTTTGATGCGGGACGCTCAGCGTTACCGCCAGCGTTTGCAGGAGAGCTTGTGTTTCAGGAGGGGGCGGTGAATCTTCAGCAGGTCGGTGCGGTGCTTGATCGTTTTTCGCAGGCTTCGTTGCAGATCAAGCGGCACGTGATCAACGCTGCGGCGTTTTGCGTGTTGGGCGATGGGCGGGTGAGGTTGGAGGAGGTGGAGATGTTGCGGGCGGTGTGTGATGTGCTCGATTTGCCTCTGCCGCCCCTGGTGCCCCAGGCCACGCGTCGTGTGTGA
- a CDS encoding CehA/McbA family metallohydrolase, with translation MTMWRAFGLRFGLVSVMVMGALAVGCSDPEVVDGEGEPDAEVGEPDGGDVGGEGDVDAGEEELERAEIDVEAVLEAPGEGFVRAVQVQSAEEGIVGEVAQGVAGDWVLENDFGRYQIGFGERVVGPCSWDGNPIAVSRADEGAESVLGEICFLLNIGQTFRPEVVEVLEDGSEGRAVVAVTGRPVPLDFLNVSSMVDDFAPGLLDALDFDPVRELPLTVTVYYALTPQSRSLRVITAMRNDGGAAEYVVAAHLVLSGSTGSYFNPFGGPKGWGYRMLGSDNLNADPVSYLGYFNRRGGYAVVPDAWEYLERDGMPVGAGMLAVSGAAGLIHGATDLLQTLTAPRSRWPQTRGYQAIEPGAVSFVGYRLYPGAGAVSSVTDAIYEDMALGASEVSGRVVDAQGEGVSGVKVSALRDGDRAFVAGWTDAQGGFAFDLLEGSWELRFRDDGVLTRVSDVEVGGEDVALGEVALSEPGVMAIQVRDAAGEPVPARVVIACVNDCGDRREDSRERDAGLAPPYGWLRIEELGVGGQATLKMAPGEYRVSVNRGMTWSVWPSDATLTGGEPVSVVAGEEVVVEAEIAEVIDTSGALSADFHIHAMYSPDSNVSEEQRVLDFMAGGLDVMVSSDHDAISDFGAAIVRLGAQAQIASVVGSEITTSNLGHINAFPLQRDAQARRGGPLDWSNDGGLHLTLQEVVDRTREHPGEQVIQLNHPKKPMGAIGLLEADVITGQSFADPAARRMTDAFVDEVSGDTGLWTDDFDAIEVLNGFSEGDFWSSMRWWLAMVGRGFSPTATAVSDTHGVYGSLAASPRSFVMVDQGRDSAQTMSIEHLVERIKEGALVGTTGPFMQVEAVNGAQESAGPGDVLDAASGTVTLRVTLQLTDWVDVDRLDLYMNVPAEGLVGAPGEAVEEALAPTRQVDVVWDEASHRELVAQGARAHYRWRQEVEVELEVERDSYVVVIARGANGRTMVPVLASSVKPMAFSNPVFLDADGGGYDNPPLASYRQELLEARASGEAVGQRRGALVAPVIRPGEEVRAEHFTGLINALSCGHGGEEATHVHGHHHDHGHEHEGGHHHHHGGKAGHVH, from the coding sequence ATGACTATGTGGCGGGCGTTCGGATTAAGGTTCGGGTTGGTGTCGGTGATGGTGATGGGAGCGCTGGCGGTGGGATGCAGCGATCCGGAGGTGGTGGACGGGGAGGGTGAGCCAGACGCGGAGGTGGGTGAGCCTGATGGGGGAGACGTGGGCGGGGAAGGCGATGTGGATGCCGGCGAGGAGGAGCTGGAGCGGGCGGAGATCGACGTGGAGGCGGTGCTGGAGGCCCCGGGAGAGGGCTTTGTGCGTGCGGTGCAGGTGCAGAGCGCTGAGGAGGGCATCGTCGGGGAGGTGGCGCAGGGGGTGGCGGGGGACTGGGTGCTGGAGAACGACTTCGGGCGCTATCAGATCGGTTTCGGGGAGCGTGTGGTCGGGCCGTGTTCGTGGGATGGGAACCCGATCGCGGTGAGTAGGGCGGACGAGGGGGCGGAGAGCGTGCTCGGGGAGATCTGCTTTTTGCTCAACATCGGGCAGACCTTCCGGCCGGAGGTGGTGGAGGTGTTGGAGGATGGGTCCGAGGGGCGCGCGGTGGTGGCGGTGACGGGGAGGCCTGTGCCCCTGGATTTTTTGAACGTGAGCTCGATGGTCGATGATTTTGCTCCGGGGCTTCTCGACGCGCTGGATTTTGATCCGGTTCGGGAGCTGCCTCTGACGGTGACGGTGTATTACGCGTTAACGCCTCAGAGTCGGTCGTTGCGGGTGATCACGGCGATGCGCAACGACGGGGGGGCGGCCGAATATGTGGTGGCGGCACATCTGGTGTTGTCGGGGTCGACGGGAAGTTATTTCAACCCGTTTGGGGGGCCGAAGGGGTGGGGCTATCGCATGCTGGGCAGTGATAATTTGAACGCGGATCCGGTGAGTTATCTCGGGTATTTCAATCGCCGGGGGGGATATGCAGTGGTTCCCGATGCCTGGGAGTACCTGGAGCGAGACGGGATGCCGGTGGGCGCGGGGATGCTGGCGGTGAGCGGGGCGGCGGGGCTTATACACGGCGCGACGGATTTGTTGCAGACGCTGACGGCCCCGCGTTCGCGCTGGCCGCAGACCCGGGGGTATCAGGCGATTGAGCCGGGTGCGGTGAGTTTTGTTGGCTACAGGCTCTATCCGGGAGCGGGGGCGGTGAGTTCGGTGACCGATGCAATTTACGAAGATATGGCGTTGGGAGCCTCGGAGGTGAGCGGGCGCGTGGTGGACGCGCAGGGAGAGGGCGTGTCAGGCGTGAAGGTGAGCGCGTTGCGCGATGGCGATCGCGCGTTTGTGGCCGGGTGGACCGACGCGCAGGGGGGCTTTGCTTTTGATCTTCTGGAGGGGAGCTGGGAGCTGCGCTTTCGCGACGATGGTGTGCTCACGCGCGTCTCGGATGTGGAGGTCGGCGGTGAGGATGTGGCGCTGGGTGAGGTGGCGTTAAGCGAGCCCGGGGTGATGGCCATTCAGGTGAGGGACGCAGCAGGGGAGCCGGTTCCGGCGCGTGTGGTCATTGCCTGTGTGAACGACTGTGGTGATCGGCGCGAGGATAGTCGGGAGCGCGACGCGGGCCTTGCGCCGCCCTACGGGTGGTTGCGCATCGAGGAGTTGGGGGTGGGCGGGCAGGCGACGCTGAAGATGGCACCGGGGGAGTACCGGGTCAGCGTAAATCGGGGGATGACCTGGTCGGTGTGGCCCTCGGATGCGACGTTGACCGGCGGGGAGCCGGTGAGTGTGGTCGCCGGTGAGGAGGTTGTGGTGGAGGCGGAGATCGCCGAGGTCATCGATACGAGCGGTGCGCTCAGCGCGGACTTTCACATTCACGCGATGTACTCGCCGGACTCCAACGTCTCGGAGGAGCAGCGGGTGCTGGACTTTATGGCCGGCGGGCTCGATGTGATGGTGAGCAGCGACCATGACGCGATCAGCGATTTCGGGGCGGCGATTGTGAGGCTGGGGGCGCAGGCGCAGATTGCGAGTGTGGTGGGAAGCGAGATCACGACGTCGAACCTGGGGCATATCAATGCGTTTCCGTTGCAGCGGGACGCTCAGGCGCGTCGTGGTGGGCCGCTGGACTGGAGCAATGACGGTGGTCTGCATCTGACGCTGCAGGAGGTCGTGGATCGGACGCGGGAGCACCCCGGGGAGCAGGTCATTCAACTCAACCACCCGAAGAAGCCGATGGGCGCGATCGGGTTGTTGGAGGCGGATGTGATAACGGGGCAAAGTTTCGCAGATCCGGCGGCGCGGCGGATGACGGACGCGTTTGTGGATGAGGTCAGCGGCGATACGGGGCTGTGGACCGATGATTTTGACGCGATCGAGGTGCTCAACGGGTTTAGCGAAGGTGACTTCTGGAGCTCGATGCGCTGGTGGCTTGCGATGGTGGGACGCGGGTTTTCACCGACGGCGACAGCGGTCAGTGATACGCACGGGGTGTACGGGAGTCTGGCCGCGAGTCCGCGCAGCTTTGTGATGGTGGATCAGGGGCGAGATAGCGCGCAGACGATGTCGATCGAGCATCTGGTGGAGCGGATCAAGGAGGGGGCGTTGGTGGGGACGACCGGTCCCTTTATGCAGGTGGAGGCGGTCAACGGGGCCCAGGAGAGTGCCGGGCCGGGCGATGTGCTGGATGCGGCTTCCGGGACGGTGACGCTGCGTGTGACGTTGCAGCTGACCGACTGGGTGGATGTGGACCGGCTCGACCTCTATATGAACGTGCCGGCAGAGGGGCTGGTGGGGGCGCCGGGAGAGGCGGTGGAGGAGGCGTTGGCACCAACCCGACAGGTAGATGTGGTGTGGGATGAGGCTTCGCACCGGGAGTTGGTGGCGCAGGGAGCCCGGGCGCATTATCGCTGGCGGCAGGAGGTGGAGGTGGAACTGGAGGTCGAGCGCGATAGCTACGTGGTGGTGATCGCGCGCGGTGCGAATGGGCGAACGATGGTGCCGGTGCTGGCCAGTTCGGTGAAGCCGATGGCATTCTCGAACCCGGTGTTCCTGGATGCCGACGGGGGTGGGTATGATAATCCGCCGCTGGCGTCGTATCGTCAGGAGCTTCTGGAGGCGCGCGCCAGCGGGGAGGCGGTAGGGCAGCGGCGCGGAGCGCTGGTGGCGCCTGTGATTCGGCCTGGCGAGGAGGTTCGCGCGGAGCATTTTACAGGGCTGATCAATGCCTTGAGTTGTGGTCACGGCGGCGAGGAGGCGACGCATGTGCACGGTCATCACCACGATCATGGGCATGAGCATGAAGGCGGTCATCATCATCACCACGGGGGGAAGGCCGGGCATGTGCATTGA
- a CDS encoding ferritin-like domain-containing protein translates to MSETVDKATLLEGLNEDLAHEYQAIIMYNTYAAAVSGIHRKELQGFFQEEVADELEHAKFLADKITALGGTPVTRPAEVTYTTDPREMLENVVEAESETVTRYVKRMKQAEAYGDYGLASMLDTMVADETRHKEESEKILRGQWGS, encoded by the coding sequence ATGAGCGAAACCGTCGATAAGGCGACCCTGTTGGAAGGGCTCAACGAAGACCTGGCCCACGAGTACCAGGCCATCATCATGTACAACACGTATGCGGCGGCGGTGAGCGGCATTCACCGAAAGGAGCTTCAGGGCTTCTTCCAGGAGGAAGTTGCCGATGAGTTGGAACACGCCAAGTTCCTCGCCGATAAGATCACCGCACTGGGCGGTACGCCGGTGACCCGGCCCGCTGAGGTGACCTATACAACCGACCCGCGGGAGATGCTGGAAAACGTCGTCGAGGCCGAGAGCGAGACGGTCACGCGCTACGTCAAGCGCATGAAGCAGGCCGAGGCCTACGGGGATTACGGTCTGGCGTCGATGTTGGATACGATGGTCGCCGATGAGACACGCCACAAAGAAGAGAGCGAGAAGATCCTTCGCGGACAGTGGGGCTCATGA
- a CDS encoding LemA family protein, translating to MGAVLVVLGVMFLGVVVLVVFGVGIYNKLVTLRNRFRNAFSQIDVQLKRRYDLIPNLVETAKSFMAHERETLEAVIQARNAAQSANQRAAQNPGDAQAIQGLMGAEAALTGSLGKLFALSEAYPELKSDKTMSGLMEELTSTENRIAFARQAFNDAVTTYNTARESFPAVLFAPTLGFQPAMLFEIQNPTEREAVRVSFG from the coding sequence ATGGGAGCAGTGTTGGTCGTGTTGGGCGTGATGTTTCTCGGGGTGGTGGTCCTCGTGGTGTTCGGGGTGGGGATTTACAACAAGCTGGTGACGCTGCGGAATCGTTTTCGCAATGCGTTCTCGCAGATCGATGTGCAGCTGAAGCGACGCTACGATCTGATTCCTAATCTTGTGGAGACGGCGAAGTCCTTTATGGCGCATGAGCGCGAGACGCTTGAGGCGGTGATTCAGGCGCGGAATGCGGCGCAGTCGGCCAACCAGCGCGCCGCCCAGAACCCGGGGGATGCCCAGGCGATTCAGGGGCTGATGGGGGCGGAGGCGGCCTTGACCGGCTCGCTGGGTAAACTCTTTGCGCTTTCGGAGGCGTATCCGGAGCTTAAGAGCGACAAGACGATGAGCGGGTTGATGGAGGAGTTGACCTCGACGGAGAACCGTATCGCGTTTGCGCGTCAGGCGTTTAACGACGCGGTGACGACGTACAACACGGCGCGGGAGAGTTTTCCGGCGGTGCTCTTTGCGCCGACGCTGGGCTTTCAGCCGGCGATGCTCTTTGAGATTCAGAACCCGACGGAGCGTGAGGCCGTGCGTGTGAGCTTCGGCTAA